A window of the Hevea brasiliensis isolate MT/VB/25A 57/8 chromosome 6, ASM3005281v1, whole genome shotgun sequence genome harbors these coding sequences:
- the LOC131180629 gene encoding uncharacterized protein LOC131180629, with translation MIRLRGLVFLDISVSRSITNDIKMHFTAPWKTWAEIPIKMKDELFGKFQGRYMWDETEEQNVRLAWDKLGKDRFRDILNRARNEMLVKHKKSDIAYLHNLGPNWMKAEVWNELVAYWSSPEWRKKSQSAKINRMTVKDGSITKHACGSIKIEIHEDRLTKKLGRPPNKIEVFRATHTKKGVDGVFIDGKSQRVDEDYASAIVEKYGSNSESPPIFDMDKWIEISGGFNKGRVYGFGSSAKSQTSGSSTSQSCTSAYPGSSSQPAMTQEEIQQLINEKASQMRAEMVKYLIKVKELKTTVVLACNIFTSNHFTYKSIG, from the exons ATGATAAGATTAAGGGGCCTTGT CTTCTTGGATATATCTGTCTCTCGCTCAATAACCAATGACATTAAGATGCACTTTACAGCTCCATGGAAAACTTGGGCAGAAATACCCATCAAGATGAAGGATGAGCTATTTGGAAAATTTCAA GGTCGTTACATGTGGGATGAAACTGAAGAGCAGAATGTGCGTCTTGCTTGGGATAAGCTTGGGAAGGATAGATTTCGTGATATTCTTAACAGAGCTAGGAATGAAATGTTGGTGAAGCACAAGAAAAGTGATATTGCTTATTTGCACAATCTAGGACCAAACTGGATGAAAGCAGAGGTGTGGAATGAGCTTGTTGCTTATTGGAGTTCTCCAGAGTGGCGAAAGAAGTCACAATCTGCTAAGATTAATAGAATGACAGTAAAAGATGGGTCAATTACAAAACATGCTTGTGGTTCAATCAAAATTGAGATTCATGAGGATCGATtg aCAAAGAAGTTAGGTAGGCCACCAAATAAGATTGAAGTATTTCGAGCAACTCACACCAAAAAGGGTGTTGATGGTGTATTCATTGATGGCAAATCACAACGGGTCGAT gaaGATTATGCAAGTGCAATTGTGGAGAAATATGGTTCTAATTCTGAATCCCCACCAATATTTGATATGGATAAGTGGATAGAAATATCTGGAGGGTTTAATAAAGGAAGGGTGTATGGTTTTGGGTCTTCTGCAAAATCTCAAACAAGTGGATCATCTACCTCTCAATCATGCACATCTGCTTATCCTGGGTCATCTTCTCAGCCTGCGATGACACAAGAGGAAATTCAACAACTTATAAATGAAAAAGCATCACAAATGAGGGCAGAGATGGTCAAATACTTGATCAAAGTAAAGGAGTTAAAGACCACAGTGGTACTCGCTTGCAACATCTTCACATCCAACCACTTCACTTATAAATCCATAGGATAA